The proteins below are encoded in one region of Apium graveolens cultivar Ventura chromosome 4, ASM990537v1, whole genome shotgun sequence:
- the LOC141721479 gene encoding cell division cycle 20.1, cofactor of APC complex-like has product MDAGAANSSYNKATHYRSPLQKKNSRDDLDRFIPNRSAMDFDYAQYMLMEARKGKENPAVSSPSREAYRKQLAETFNMNRTRILAFKNKPPTPSKAVQIESLAAAAHQAKPKTRRYIPQTSERTLDAPDLVDDYYLNLLDWGSANVLAIALGNTVYLWDASNGATSELVTLDEENGPVTSVKWAPDGRHIAVGLNNSEVQLWDSISNKLLRTLRGCHSSRVGALDWNNQILTTGGMDGQIVNNDVRIRDHIVETYRGHHQEVCGLRWSASGQQLASGGNDNLLHIWDRSTASSNSPTQWLHRLEDHTAAVKALAWCPFQANLLASGGGGGDRCIKFWNTHTGACLNSVDTGSQVCSLLWNKNERELLSSHGFTQNQLTLWKYPSMVKIAELTGHTSRVLFMSQSPDGCTVASAAADETLRFWNVFGTPEVAKPASKAAQEPFAHLNRIR; this is encoded by the exons ATGGATGCAGGAGCAGCGAATTCTTCGTATAACAAGGCGACTCACTATCGATCTCCTCTTCAGAAAAAGAATTCTCGAGACGAC TTGGATAGGTTTATTCCGAATAGATCTGCGATGGATTTTGACTATGCTCAGTACATGTTGATGGAGGCGAGGAAAGGTAAGGAAAATCCAGCTGTGAGCTCCCCATCCAGAGAAGCTTACAGGAAGCAGCTAGCTGAAACTTTCAACATGAATAGAACTAGAATTCTAGCTTTCAAGAACAAGCCACCAACCCCTTCCAAGGCTGTTCAAATTGAATCCTTAGCGGCAGCTGCTCACCAAGCCAAGCCCAAGACTCGTCGCTACATTCCACAG ACATCTGAGAGGACCCTAGATGCTCCTGATCTTGTGGATGATTACTACTTGAACTTATTAGACTGGGGCAGTGCAAATGTTCTTGCCATTGCTCTTGGAAACACTGTATACCTGTGGGATGCTTCTAATGGTGCTACTTCCGAACTGGTCACACTTGATGAGGAGAATGGTCCAGTGACTAGCGTTAAATGGGCTCCTGACGGGCGCCACATTGCCGTTGGTCTGAACAATTCTGAGGTTCAGCTTTGGGATTCAATATCCAATAAACTG CTAAGGACTTTGAGAGGGTGCCACAGCTCCAGAGTTGGAGCACTTGATTGGAACAATCAAATTTTGACTACCGGGGGGATGGATGGTCAGATTGTCAACAATGATGTAAGAATTAGAGATCATATTGTTGAGACCTATAGAGGACACCACCAAGAGGTTTGTGGACTACGATGGTCAGCCTCCGGCCAGCAGTTAGCTAGTGGAGGAAATGATAATCTCCTACACATATGGGATAGGTCCACGGCTTCGTCAAATTCCCCAACACAGTGGCTTCACAGGCTCGAAGATCATACTGCTGCTGTTAAAGCTCTAGCATGGTGTCCGTTTCAAGCGAATTTGCTTGCCTCCGGAGGAGGTGGAGGTGATAGATGCATTAAGTTTTGGAACACCCACACTGGCGCATGCTTGAATTCCGTTGATACAGGCTCACAGGTCTGTTCTCTGTTGTGGAATAAGAATGAGCGAGAGTTGCTTAGTTCTCATGGTTTTACTCAGAATCAGCTTACTCTTTGGAAGTATCCATCAATGGTCAAGATTGCAGAACTTACTGGTCATACATCTAGGGTACTTTTCATGTCTCAG AGCCCAGATGGATGCACTGTTGCATCTGCAGCTGCAGATGAAACACTAAGATTCTGGAATGTATTTGGAACTCCTGAAGTGGCAAAACCTGCGTCAAAGGCAGCTCAGGAGCCATTTGCTCACCTGAATCGCATTCGGTGA
- the LOC141721480 gene encoding protein VASCULATURE COMPLEXITY AND CONNECTIVITY-like, with translation MERKVLSVCITVGFLGLAATALSFLAEAKRIKMSQVLDSDSSSSDCTHPRSPALALGLIAAVVLVMAQVIIDGATGSLSRRRVPYQSESSWMVARFCSGVSWLTFLVAFLLLLRGAVLSDKNGEHAKYLYYGNYSCYVIKPGVFAAAAILSLTTVVLGILSYVTVQSAKNRGDSRSGPSAAGQPGIVMGQPQFPQQRSQDPVLE, from the exons atggaaaGAAAAGTATTGTCTGTGTGCATAACGGTGGGGTTTCTGGGTCTTGCAGCCACTGCTTTAAGTTTTCTTGCAGAAGCCAAGAGGATCAAG ATGAGTCAGGTACTTGACTCTGACTCGTCTTCATCTGACTGCACACATCCCCGGAGTCCAGCTCTAGCTCTAGGATTGATAGCTGCAGTGGTTCTTGTGATGGCTCAGGTTATAATTGATGGTGCGACCGGTTCTCTTTCTCGCAGAAGAGTGCCTTATCAATCCGAATCTAGCTGGATGGTGGCACGATTCTGCTCTGGCGTGTCCTG GTTAACATTTCTTGTAGCATTCCTTCTGTTGCTACGCGGTGCGGTGCTTAGTGATAAGAATGGTGAACATGCAAAGTACTTGTACTACGGCAACTACTCTTGCTATGTTATAAAGCCTGGAGTATTTGCTGCAGCTGCTATTCTGTCCCTCACAACTGTTGTTCTTGGAATCCTGTCATACGTAACGGTGCAATCAGCAAAGAACAGAGGCGACTCTCGGTCTGGACCTTCTGCTGCTGGACAACCCGGCATTGTCATGGGACAACCTCAATTTCCTCAACAAAGGTCACAAGATCCAGTATTAGAATGA
- the LOC141719990 gene encoding uncharacterized protein LOC141719990 — MVLWSYNTTPRSTTGESPFLLTYGYEAMVPVEVGDGSLRRNLFVEEDAKVNQRLHLDFLDEARMNSQLKLAAYQQRIVRYFNKKVKSVPYKVGDLVLRKVMPNNIIAQYGVLGVNWEGPYKVKAIFWKGTYRLEDLDDKLIPRAWNAEHLRKYNQ, encoded by the coding sequence ATGGTCCTTTGGTCTTACAACACAACTCCTAGATCGACCACGGGAGAGTCCCCTTTTTTGCTAACTTACGGATATGAGGCTATGGTCCCCGTAGAGGTAGGAGATGGATCTCTACGAAGGAATTTGTTTGTTGAGGAAGATGCGAAAGTTAACCAAAGGCTCCACCTAGATTTTCTGGACGAAGCCAGAATGAACTCTCAGTTGAAGCTTGCTGCATATCAGCAGAGAATTGTAAGGTATTTTAATAAGAAGGTGAAGTCTGTGCCTTACAAGGTGGGAGATCTTGTGTTGCGAAAAGTCATGCCGAATAATATAATAGCTCAATATGGGGTGCTTGGAGTTAactgggaaggaccatacaaggtcaaagCTATATTTTGGAAGGGAACCTATCGTTTAGAGGATTTGGATGACAAGCTTATTCCCCGGGCTTGGAATGCAGAGCACTTGCGGAAGTACAATCAGTAG